A region from the bacterium genome encodes:
- a CDS encoding 2-isopropylmalate synthase produces the protein MNNRIVIFDTTLRDGEQAAGTRLGPQEKLEIARQLERLGVDVMEVGFPASSPGDFEAVQAIGKEIHQPIICALTRCRSEDIEIAGKALKGVSKSRIHTGLGVSDIHIESKLRKTRTEVLKMAVQSVKLAREFAREVEFYAEDAGRAEPGFLLEMVEAVIEAGAKIINIPDTTGYTMPEQFASLIMKIREEVPNISQAIISVHCHNDLGLAVANSLAGVKAGARQAECTINGVGERAGNASLEEIVMALKVRSDYFGFSTGIKTVELYRTSKLVSHLLGISVPPNKAIIGKNAFAHSSGIHVDGFLKDRNTYEIMKPEEVGVQQSDVVLTARSGRHALKHRLEKLGYKLKGEKLNQVYERFITVADRKQEVFDEDLEAIVEDEITTTSETYILEYFNTVSGNKTIPTATIRLRKGDAISQEAACGDGPVDAAYKAIDRITHLKAKLIDYSLQAVTGGKDALGEVHVKVAVGNRTVAGRGASTDIIEASVKAYVNAMNRLLAKRKRT, from the coding sequence ATGAATAATAGAATTGTAATATTTGACACTACCCTGCGTGATGGAGAACAGGCCGCAGGTACTCGACTGGGTCCTCAGGAAAAACTTGAGATAGCCAGACAACTGGAGCGTTTGGGCGTGGATGTAATGGAAGTTGGTTTTCCTGCTTCTTCTCCTGGCGATTTCGAAGCTGTTCAGGCGATTGGCAAGGAGATTCATCAACCGATCATTTGTGCACTCACTCGATGTCGCTCTGAGGATATAGAGATAGCAGGAAAAGCCCTAAAAGGAGTCTCTAAATCACGAATTCATACAGGGCTCGGTGTTTCAGATATCCATATAGAGAGTAAGCTTAGAAAAACAAGAACTGAAGTTTTGAAAATGGCTGTGCAGTCGGTCAAATTAGCAAGGGAATTCGCCAGAGAAGTGGAGTTTTACGCAGAAGATGCTGGAAGAGCAGAGCCAGGTTTTCTACTGGAAATGGTGGAAGCCGTTATAGAAGCAGGTGCAAAAATCATTAATATCCCGGATACAACCGGATACACTATGCCAGAACAATTCGCATCACTTATCATGAAGATTAGAGAGGAAGTCCCGAATATTAGTCAGGCTATTATTAGTGTTCATTGTCACAATGACCTTGGTCTGGCTGTAGCGAATAGCCTTGCAGGAGTGAAGGCTGGGGCAAGACAAGCAGAGTGTACAATCAACGGAGTTGGTGAACGCGCTGGTAACGCATCACTTGAGGAAATAGTTATGGCGCTTAAAGTCCGCTCAGATTATTTTGGTTTTTCTACGGGAATAAAAACAGTGGAACTTTACAGAACATCCAAGCTTGTGTCGCATCTCCTTGGCATATCAGTTCCTCCAAACAAAGCTATTATAGGGAAGAATGCCTTTGCTCATAGCAGCGGTATTCATGTAGATGGTTTTCTTAAGGATAGAAATACTTATGAAATTATGAAACCTGAGGAAGTTGGCGTTCAACAAAGCGATGTTGTATTAACAGCTCGGTCCGGACGACATGCGCTTAAACATCGTTTGGAAAAACTGGGGTATAAACTCAAAGGAGAAAAACTGAATCAGGTCTATGAGCGATTTATAACAGTAGCAGACCGTAAGCAAGAGGTTTTTGATGAAGATCTGGAGGCTATAGTTGAGGATGAAATAACTACAACTTCGGAAACTTACATTCTTGAATACTTTAATACTGTAAGCGGAAATAAAACTATACCAACTGCTACTATAAGATTAAGAAAAGGAGATGCAATTTCCCAGGAAGCAGCTTGTGGAGACGGACCTGTAGATGCCGCGTATAAAGCTATTGACAGAATTACCCATCTGAAAGCCAAACTTATTGACTATTCCCTCCAAGCTGTTACCGGAGGAAAGGACGCATTAGGCGAGGTTCATGTAAAGGTTGCGGTTGGTAATAGAACAGTAGCAGGAAGGGGAGCTAGTACAGACATTATTGAAGCAAGTGTGAAAGCGTATGTCAACGCTATGAATAGGTTGTTGGCAAAACGCAAAAGAACATAA